In Nyctibius grandis isolate bNycGra1 chromosome 6, bNycGra1.pri, whole genome shotgun sequence, a single genomic region encodes these proteins:
- the PRADC1 gene encoding protease-associated domain-containing protein 1, with the protein MLRRSLWLCLCLCSCPARGLRIHEYLYFQVLSPGDIRYIFTATPAKDFGGVFNTRYDQIHLVPADPPEACGELNNGVFIQDQIALVERGGCSFLSKTRVVQEHGGRAVIIADNAYDNDSFYIEMIQDSSRRTADIPALFLLGRDGYMIRRSLEQHGLPWAVISIPVNVTSIPTYEMMQPPWTFW; encoded by the exons ATGCTCCGCCGCTCGCTctggctctgcctctgcctctgctcctgcccGGCCCGCG GTTTACGCATCCATGAATACTTGTATTTCCAAGTGCTGAGCCCTGGAGACATCCGCTACATCTTCACTGCCACTCCGGCCAAGGATTTTGGGGGCGTGTTT AACACAAGGTACGACCAGATCCACCTGGTCCCAGCAGATCCTCCCGAAGCCTGCGGAGAGCTGAATAACGGCGTCTTCATCCAGGACCAGATTGCTTTGGTGGAGAGGGG GGGTTGCTCGTTCCTGTCGAAGACACGCGTGGTCCAGGAGCACGGCGGCCGGGCGGTGATCATCGCGGATAACGCCTACGACAACGACAGCTTCTACATCGAGATGATCCAGGACAGCAGCAGGCGCACGGCCGACATCCCCGCGCTCTTCCTGCTGGGCAGGGACGG gtACATGATCAGACGCTCCCTGGAGCAGCACGGGCTCCCCTGGGCCGTCATCTCCATTCCCGTCAACGTCACCAGCATCCCCACGTACGAAATGATGCAGCCCCCCTGGACCTTCTGGTAG